In Suncus etruscus isolate mSunEtr1 chromosome 9, mSunEtr1.pri.cur, whole genome shotgun sequence, the genomic window TATGTTACCTGGAACTTACTCGAACTAAGGTGTGACTGAATGGGGAGACACCTGGCTACATCTCTCCTTAACCACCCCCCCAGCATTGATGTCCCCCATGACCCCTGTCCCAACTGTCCCTCTCTTCACAGGCGAGGTGCCCTCCCTGACCTCCGTCCAGCTGCTGGAGAATTCAATGCCCATCACCTCCCAGTACTGCACCCCAAGAGACGCCTGCAGGTGGGCCTCGATCCCTCCAACCACCCCTAGGCCAGGATCCCGGGGGTTGGGGGGAAGATGTGAGTGTTGATGCCAGGGGCTGAGCCTTCATTGGCAGGGGGGATGGAGGGATGGGGAGGCATTGACTTGAGGTGCCCCCTTTGCCCTTCCAGGCCCGGAAATGTTACCTACCACATCCCCGTGAGTGGCAACACCCCACTGCACCTCGCCCTGACCCTGCAGATGAAGTGAGTGCGAGCGGCCACCAGGATGCGTCCTTGACTCCTGGCAGCATGTGGTCACAGTGGGATGAGGGTGGCAGTAGAGAGGAACCCCCACACATTAGACCCTGTTCCCTGTTTACTGGGCTTTCCCACCAGCTCTTCGATGCCTGTGTCAGTGGTGCTGTGCAGTTTGGCCTCTGAAGAGCAGCCATGCGAAGAGGGGGATGTGCCACAGAAACCCCAGTCCTACAAGGACACCCAGGTAGGGACACCTGGAAGTGGGGACTGGGGGGGGGTCGTAATAGGTAAGGAGAGGGAGCTGGAGTCTGTGCTTTGGGGCCTGAGCAAGGGGAAGTATATGGGGGGTGTCGCTGGGAAGGACTTAAGCcagattggggggtgggggtgttttGGGAGCCTAGGACAGGGAGGGCATGCTTGGGCCCAGGACACCTCCAGAGTAGTGTCTAGTTAAGAAGGAAGcagagggggttggagagatagcacagcagtagggcatttgccttgcgcacagctgatccaggacagacggtggttcgaatcccggcatcccatatggtaccccatgcctgccaggagcaatttctgagcacagagccaggagtaacccctgagtgctgccgggagtgacctcccccacccccaaaaaagaaggaagcaTAGGGGCTGAGTaatagtacagaagggagggcatttgccttgcatgcggctgacccaggttcgatctctggcaccccatatggacccctgaacactaccaggagaatatctgagccagagccaggaggagcccaaGTGccgttaggtgtggcccaaaaattaaaaaacgaaAAAAGGAGCAGAGGATGACTTGGGGGGAGAAAAAGGAAGTCGGGGTTCAGTGGCCTGGCCTGGGCTTGAGTTTGCAGCCCCCTCAGGCCCAGCCTGCCACAGCCACATCACCCCAAAACTGATGGTACTGAGCACAACTTCAGGCACTCAGGTAGTTTCAGgattcccacatgcaaagaatgtgGCCCAGCCCTGAGACTACCTCTCCTACTGGCTCTTTAGCAAATAGCTCCTAGGACCCCTCCAGTGCCAGGCCCTGCACTGGAAGGCGGCCAGATACAGACCCCACCTGCCAGCTGGGCTCCATCTGAAGGTGGAAGAGCAGGAAAACTAtaagatgtggggctggagcaatagcacagtgatagggcatttgccttgcacacggccgcccctggacggacccaggttctattcccggcatcccatatggtcccttaagcttccaagagtgatttctaagcgtagaaccaggagtaaccgctgagcgccgccaggtgtggcccccaaactaaaaaaaaaacaaacaaacaaaacaaactatgaGACGTGGAGTGAGAGAAGCACTGAAAGCGAAGTCCCTTAGCCTGCACACACCTGCCCTGGAGATGATCCTGGAGCCAGCAGCCCATGGGAGGCTGGAACTCAAGTCATCCCTGGGCCAGAAGCTGCCATGGTTGGACTATGCTCCAAGTACCCGGAACAGTGGGGGGCCCTGGGAGGGGGAGGTGGACTCAGAGGAGTCTGCAGAGGTGCTATGGAATAGGGGGCAGCGTGGGCGCTCCAACTCAGCCACACGCCTGGCTCCACTCTCCCAGAGCACTGCAGAGCCTggtcggggggtgggggggatcccCTGAGGTCTAGGTGCTGCCCTCACCCACTCTCCTCTCTCTAGGGCACCTCTCACGAGTGGCTGGTCACCATCCTGTCCTTCCGGGAATTCACCTACCACTTCCAGGTGGCACTGCCGGTGAGTACAGGGTCTGCACCCCACCCCAATTCTGAGGGAGGAAGGAGCACAGAGCACAGGCAGGCAAGGCCAGCAGGGGGTATGCCTTGGTCCTGTAACCCCAGAAGACGCACCTGAGTGTCCCCCACTTCCTCCCCCTTCAGGGACTGGCCAACTGCAGTGCAGAGACCTCAGGCCGGCCGGTCTCCAACTACTACTTCCACTTCTACCGCCTTTGTGACTGAGCTGTGTCCTGGTGCCCCCTCCACACTGGATGCGAGCACGGGACAGTGGAGCCTGCCAAGGACTGATCAGGCTCGGCGCTGGGCCGTGGACAGTCACCGGAGAGCCCCACAGGCTGCTGGAGCGAGACATAGGGGCACAATGCCCCTTTACCTCTGTCCACAGGGGTGCCTGGAAGCCTACAACTGTCTGTCCTCCCCCTGCAGAGCAGGAGCACCCCTGTTTTGGAGAGAAGATCCGAGGGACAGCAGGGGTATCCCTTGGATGGCATCTCAGAGACCCGAGTGCTCTCCTGGGGGTCTGGAGAGGGCTTGACTGTTACACTGGACCTGGACTTCTAAGCTTTAAGGGAGGCCCCGGAGGCCTCTTTGGCTCCTATGAGCTCCCGGAGTGCAGGAGGCCCCAAATGCCTTTATGAACTGTTAGTGCCTGGttgaggcagggcagggcaggggtgGTTGGACCCAAGTAAGCTTTGGATCATTGGACCTCGAGGAGCCTGGGAGCACCCAAGGGTCCAAGAATATCCAGAGCTGGTGGAGACTCGTGGCCCTACTGTCCTGAGCAGAGCCGGGACCTCAGCAAGGCAGGGAGAGGGAGGTTCTTGGCTGGTGGGTGGATGCAAACAGCTTTGGCTCTTATTAATGACGTAATTACTAAAATGCACTTAAACCAGGCCAGGagtgggaggagagggagggaaagccTCACAGTGGGAGGGGCGTGCAGGGCCCCGGAGAAATACGTCTGCTCATCACCTCCACGATGCTGGCCTCTATCACACTTACATGCTGGTGGCCTTATTTTCCAAGTCCAGGGGTGCCAGGCCCCCGGATGGCCCCCCTCTCTACCCAGGCCCATCTCTGTCCTCTTCTCTCTGGTGTGGATGTGTGTGGGGGAAAGTCTCTTGTCAACTCTCATCAGTCTTTGCAGGTGCCTAAACTTACAGGCTTCTGGAAGGAGTATGGACGCGTGTGGCCATGTCTGCCATGGGCTCAGGAAGGGGGGCACAGATTGGCCAGTGAGTCTTTCCCCATTTGTGGAAGCCATGCCCGACTCCTCTCCTATCTCTCAGCCTGAaggaatggatagatggatggacggatggacaAACGGACAGACGCCACTAAGTGGAAGGGATTGGAAGCCAACCACCTTCAGGCCACCTTCTGCCCAGGATCTCCAAGCACTTATCCTCGGGCTAGGCAAACACCAAGGGAATTGGGGGACTGGTGAGGGCCCCCACATGCCCCAgagtgactcccccccccccctgcccccAGTCTTTCAGGCACAGGAAGTACTTGGTTTCTGCATGCGTGTCCGGGATGCTTTAATATGGCCTGGACCCTGGACTGAGATTTCTGGGACTTTCAGCTTGGGGCCTTCAGTCAGTCCTTAACTGGAAAGTGACTCTCCACTGGGCCCCCTGTAGCCCAAAGTGACGCTCCCACCCCAGTCTGGCGAGCAGCTGGCTGTTTCCCTGCCAAGGAATGGGGTCCACAGAGCAAGGGATGGGGGCCACACTGGGGCTCCAAGCTGCTCCAGGAGAGGGAGGGTCAACCTTGGACCAAAGTCCCCTTAAGCCCCCAAAGGTCAGAGGGCTTGAGGGAGGGGGCGGGCCTACCTGCCACTGGTGTATATGTGTGGTGTTCTGGCTCTATCCCCTGTGGGGTCCCTGCGGCCCATCCTTCCTCTTTGGCGTTTATTTCTGTAGCCACTGGGCTAATCTCCACCAAGCTTCAAGCTGTATATAGGGTCTCCGTACACAGCTCCCCAGCTCACGTGCCCTCCCCAAGCCTATCCATGTGTCTGGAGCAACCCCCAGCCCCAGGTAACCCCCACTTCCTGTCCTCAGCAACTCATATTTATCAGGTGCTGGCCCCCGCCTGTGCAGCAGGCAAGGCTCGCACCCCCACCCCTATGGTTCTGTTCTGCGGAAGGAAATCCccgtatataaataaatgtataatactGCTTTGTATCCGAGCCTGTGTCCCCAGCACTTCTTGGggtgctgctgctgttgttgtgaGTCGTGGGCTGTCTGTGGGGCGAGGCCTAGTGGGAATTCCGGTCCCTGGGTCCAAGGGATGTTTTGCACTTATCCTCTGCAACCCCAGCCCCCTTCTTGCTGCCTCTCCTGGGCTTAACATGGCACCTTAGGAGAAATGCTGAGGTCCCTGCCCTTAGTGGGATATCCCCAGGATGGGCAGGGGATCGGCCTGGGGTAGATTCCCAGATAAGACTGGGAATCAGTCTTTGACTagggggtcaaagtgatagcacagcatggagggcTCTTGCCCTGCAGGCGGATGACCCAGGTTCGACTCCGGCATCCCACaggttccttgagcacttccaggagtgattcctgagtgtagagccaggagtaagccctgagcatgtcaggcatggcccaaaaaaccaaagaaaaaaaaaacaaaacaaaacaagaaaactccGTTGTAGACCCCACCTACGAGGAAGAGTAGGAGGCTAGCACCTAACCCTATGGGACACAGTGAGAACCATTAGAAGGGCAGAAGCCGGAAATGGGGTTGTGGCCTGGTCTGAGGCCCCGTTCCTCAACGGACACCATTTGAAATAGTTCATATACCTTTATTGTGAACAGCACATAGGAAATTCCCGATAAcagtacaaaaattaatttacaaaaaaatgcAGGGCTTCAGCACAGCTCCAGGTAGGAACCTGCAGGGAGAGAGGGTGCCAACGTGAGGCTGGTATAGCTGCCCCTCCCCACTTCTTTAGGGCCACCAGTGCCCCCCTTCTTTGAGGCCTGCTGGGTGAGTCAGCCATGCACTGTGACGACTGATCCATGACCTTGGGGATTTGGGTTTTCAAAAGAGGCTTCCCTCCCTCTGCATTATTGGGGGCATGCTCCAGATTGAAGCTGGGGTTCCTGCTTCCAGAAGACTTGGAGTTCCCCTAGCCCTCCAAACAGTCTCCCTAAGGCTAGAAGTTCATACTGAAAACCACTCAGTCAGTCAGGACTGTTGCGAAACCCCTTGCCAGCCCCCAACTGACCCCTTCATCGCTGTGTGACTTGTAAGAACAAATGGACATCCCTGAAACTGTTCCCAGTCAGGAAGGCTCTGGGCAGAAGCGCCTTTGGCTTGGTCTAGATCAGGGCAGGGCCACTGAGTCTGTCTTGGTTCCCAAGGGCAGCTCCTGGGGCAGCGCATCAGAGGTTTCTCTGTGACCCCCAAAGATCCCAGCTCTTACCCATGGGAGCTCATACATAGATGCCGACCCAGAGCAGCAGGAAGAGGACGCCGAAGCCCATAAAGAGGGAGGCCACCAAAGAGATAAGCAGCTCCTTATAGATGTCCCGCGTGTACTTGGTGGAGGTGACCTCATATCTGGCGGGTGGTTAAGGAGGACTTCGGGGATAGGCTGGGCGGTTCTGAGCAGAGCTGCCTTCTGGGGCTCTGCTAGGAAGGGGACCCAGAGGGCAGGAGCCTCCTGCCTCAGAACAAAGCTGGATCGAGCCTTCAGCTCTCTGGATAGTCAAGCATCCCTTATCTTCATGGCACTTTCCAAATCAGGCTTCCTACTGAACTTGTTTTgtctgggggtcacaccctgtattGCTCagggggttcttcctggctctgcactcaggaatcactgctggaggTGTTCGGGGGGACCATTtgtagtactagggattgaacccagtcagctacatgcaaggcaaacatccttcctgTTGTATTCTCACCCCATGTCAGTCCCCCTAAACCCATCTTCCCATCCAGCCAGCGTCTCTGGTTACTGTCTTGGGAATTTGAACCTCAAACGGTCTCAGCTGAAGCAGGAAAAATAGGCCATAGGCTGAGCCAGGACATCTTCTGGACTGTGCTAAACTCCAGACCCAGGTCCAGAAAACTGGCACATCCCAGGCCTGTTCCCCACCGCCACCCCGTCCCCCACCTCATCAGTTCTGGCCGGGGAGGATACACGAAGAACCAGGCAGTGAAGAACATGCCGATGGCCAGCAGCACCACGGTCAGATGGGGGAAGACGGCGGGGTTCACCGGGCTGGTGTATCTGCTCATGGCCTCGAGCTCCTAGGGGTGGACACATAATTGGCACCAAGAAAGACTGTCTGGGGTGGGGGCTAGGAGGGAGTGGCTGTGGGATCTTTGAGGAGTCTGACGCTACTGTGACTGCCACATGTTGATGGGAGTGGGGGCATGAAAACCCTTCAGAACTGACACCGAGTCATATTTGTAAGTGATAAGTCTGATAGTTCTCTCTGAAAGTTAGGCGGTACTTAGTTGTTTTCAGTGTGACACAAGAGTACAGCTAAGTCTCCTGGTTAAAAACAGAGGGtgggaggccagagcgatagcacagtgggtagggcacttgctttgcacagggccgacgtgggttcaattctcggcatcccatatagtccctgagcctgccaggagtgatttcggagcacagagctgggagtcacTCCTAAGTggcacccggtgtgacccaaaaacaaaacatgacaaaagtaaaaataaaaacaccagaaggtgggtgagagagagagagagagagagagagaaagagagagagaaagagagagagagagagagagagagagagagagagagagagagagagagagagagaataagataCCACTCAGAGAAAATACTTGCTTAGAATTTTAGGGgtgttatttgttcatttgtttatttgtgggccacaccaaaggtgctcatggcttaccctggctctgtgctcagggctcaattctggcaggatttggggaaacctatgaagtgccagggactaaatgcaagacaaattccttgcccactgtcctatctctcattTCCCGATTTTAAGTTTTATGGAGCCCTATTTGCAGACAGCAACTTCAAGTCGCAGAGTCTGGGCTTGGGGATTCTCAAAGTTCAATTTCTAATTCTGTATCCTGGAATCTCAGGATCCACAGGCCAAAGACCAGGCATAGGTACAACTCTGGCACAGCTGAGGATCGTCAGGAACTGGGGGTGACATTGCTATCTGGAAAGCAGGGGTTGGGGTCGTGGGGGAAGGGAGTGCGTGACCTAAGGGACTGGGGGCTGGGGTTACTCAATCACTGCTTGTTTCCTGCTCAAGGTGATGGAGAGGAGGATGAGATCATGCCTGAGAAAAAGTTCTGGACCCGTGTGAGCACCCATTGTCCCCCAGCCAGCCACCGCTTCTGCGTCCCAGAACATAACAACTCAAGGGAAGTCAACTGGCCCCATTGTTCCAAGAGACACAGATATTCAGTTTCATGGACACGGATGCTCCCCAACTGAAAGATATCGAGACAATCGAGGCCATTCAAGGGGCCCGATGGGGTGGGGGAAAGACAAAGATGAATAAGCAAGCCACCCCGCCTGCAGCACGTCAGAGGGGGTCACTAGAAGTTGACATGACCTATAACAAAGGGCTGCACGGGACGTGGCCAGTGTGCACAGTGGCTGGGGGCCCACCAGGAGCAAAGGGCCCAGTGTGTGTGACCGTTGGTAGTGCTTCTGCGATGAGGGGCCCTTATCCTGGGGCCCTGCAAGATGCATAGGAATTGGgcagaggggtggggtggggacaagTGCACTCCACTGTGAAATCAGAGTGGTCGCAGGTACCAGCCTGAAGAGGTATGGAAGGGAGCCAGAACGCAGCCCTATCCCCCTGCCCCTAATCAATGGCGAGAGGAGAAGCCAGGGGGATGGTGTAGACACCCCAGCCTGAGTCCAAAGTAGGGGTTCCCCTTCCCCGCCCCTCAGTCCAAGCAGGTTCTAGGAGCCCCCTACATCTAAGGCGTCTAAACCCTCTGCTAAATAAAAGGGGGTGTGGAACAGGAACCTAGGAATCCTCACAGCCACATCCCTTCCTCCCTGCAACCCTCTCACCATTTTGCCTGGCACAGGGGAAACCACGACTCCGCCACCACCGAGGAACACGTCGGCaagagccactgctctggcagtCGGAAGAGGAAGTGAACCTTTGAAGAGGTGCATTCTGGGACTTGTAGTACTAGAGTTCTTGGGGAGTAGCGGGAATTGGGACTCAAGAGCTTGGATCAAGAGTCATGGGGGAGATTTGGGGTTAATCTTAGAGCAAGTATCTTAGAGAGAGTCCATTCATCCTGATAGGAAGATTCTATACGAGAGAAGAGGCCCAGGGAACTTGGGATATGGACTACAATTCCCAGACGGCTGTGCGCGCCCAGGGTCTTGGCGAGAGAAGAGGCCCGTGGAGCCTAGGTCTGAACTACAATTCCCAGGAGGCTGTGCGCGGCCATTTACCCTGATGGGCCGGTTTTCCTGAACTACAATTCCCAGGAGGCCGTGCGCGGCTCCGGGTCATGTGACACGAGCGCGGGCTTCTGAAGGCACAGCGCGGGAATTGCTGCTCTGAGCGCAGGTTCGGGGCGCTGTTCCAGGGAATCTTGGACCCCGCTTCTGCTGTCGTGACCCCGCGAAACCAGAAGCCAGGTGAGACTCCGGGGACGCGCCTGATGACCACGACGAGGCCCGTGTGGCCTGGGGGAAGGCCGCGCCAGGGGCTTTTCAGGCCTCGGATCTGGGTTCCGGCTTTAGGGGGTCGATCAGTGGCgggaaatatttgtttttgtttacttttgtttggggggttacacccagcgccactcaggggttcctcctggctctgcactcagaaatcttgcctgacaggctcgggggaccatatgggatgccgggattcgaaccaccgatcttctgcgtgcaaggcaaacacctacctccattccatctctccggcccttgtttttgtttactttttattagtTTGGGGGTCCTGCCcggctatactcagggatcactcctggctatgctcagaagggTGCTGGGAAAAaggggggaatcgaacccgggtcagccacctgcaaggcaaacgccttgcccgGCTGCATTGTGGATCCAGCcctactgataaaaaaaaaatttttttttaaagaaaatggggCACTTTCTTTGGAGGGGAgggtgcatatgggatgccgggattcaaaccacagtcctgcatgcaaggaaaacacccaactgctgtgccCCAAAACGGGGCCCTTTTTAATGCAAACAGGTTTTAGTGGGCGGGTGCTAAAATCATGAGGGTGCTTTGGACTTGAGGTTTGGAAACTGGCCCCCCTGGAAAATACTTTGTTGGGGGAGGCCTGGGCCCTGGCTGATGGTAGTGAGCAGGGCAGCTGCCCTTTCCAGACTGTGCAGGAGCAAAAACAAAGGTAGGGCGGGATGTGCTGCTCCCAGCTGAGCAGGTTCTCTAGGGGGTTGATTTGGGTCAATATCAGTGTTTTAGAGTTTGACCTTCTCTTTTAGTCAATTCACCATAGGATTGGGACATAGCATGTAGAGagaatgaataagaaaaatgttgaaaaaagaaaaaaagaaaaatgttgaggggccggagtgatagtacagtggtagggcacttgcctgacatgctgctgacccaggatggacccaggtttgatcccaggtatcccatatggtcccctgagcctgccaggagtaacccctgagcatcgccagatgaggccccaaaacaaaacaacaagaaaaatgttgttgttttttttcttttgcctcaaATGGCTCCATGGGGTACAGATTTCAGACTTGTAAGGGAATTCTGGTCAGCAGGAGAGGATGTCGACCTGGAGTCAGAATTTTTGGGGGTAGATTATGTCTCTCAGGGCCTTTTAGTTGATTATGTGACCTCCCACCACTTAAATGAAGCCTCCTTACCTCACTGTGGCCTGTGGTGGGGATCCCCAAATTTGCAAAGTACCTCAACAACACcagattttttcttcttctttcttttgatcacacacagtggtgctcaggggttgtttctggctctgtactcaagagctACTCTTGGAAGTTCTTCCTcagggtaccatctgggatgccagggatccaacctggattgtccacatgcaaaataaacaccttacctgctatatataTCTCCAACCctacaaacttattttttttcggtttttgggccacacccggcggtgctcaggggttagtcctggctgtctgctcagaaacagctcctggcaggcacggggaccatatgggacaccgggattcgaaccaaccaccttaggtcctggatcggctgcttgcaaggcaaatatcgctgtgctatctctccgccctacaaacatttttttagaCA contains:
- the TMEM258 gene encoding transmembrane protein 258 — its product is MHLFKGSLPLPTARAVALADVFLGGGGVVVSPVPGKMELEAMSRYTSPVNPAVFPHLTVVLLAIGMFFTAWFFVYEVTSTKYTRDIYKELLISLVASLFMGFGVLFLLLWVGIYV